The following coding sequences are from one Haladaptatus caseinilyticus window:
- a CDS encoding DUF1428 family protein produces MGEYFEGVGDNMEPDMDGMSMRTFPQLAETEDNESVVFSFIVYESREHRDEVNARVMDDSAMDQKVSMKRCPSTRSVWRTVVSAPASVMRSNLMLYDSYCRTAVRVS; encoded by the coding sequence ATGGGAGAGTACTTCGAAGGGGTGGGAGACAACATGGAGCCAGACATGGACGGCATGTCGATGCGGACCTTTCCCCAACTCGCTGAAACCGAGGACAACGAATCGGTCGTGTTCTCATTCATTGTGTACGAGTCTCGAGAGCACCGCGACGAGGTGAATGCGAGGGTGATGGACGATTCCGCAATGGACCAGAAAGTTTCGATGAAGAGATGCCCTTCGACGAGAAGCGTATGGCGTACGGTGGTTTCCGCTCCAGCATCAGTTATGAGGAGTAATCTAATGCTATATGATAGCTATTGTCGTACAGCAGTCAGAGTATCTTGA
- the ppk1 gene encoding polyphosphate kinase 1 codes for MTADEDVDESAQHVNAHPNGHDPKANPAEREAVDEILIGSDADLDNELNETLADDSDQATAVDLEASEFYLNRELSELAFQRRVLHEALDDRNPLLERVKFLSIFTQNMDEFFMKRVGGLKQQMAAGVSERTPDGRTPDQQWREILSTTHEMFEMQNRCYHEDIKPALDEAGIHIVDHETLEYEKQKLLRQYFESSVLPTLTPLTFDPAHPFPFISNLSLSMAVLTRNDATDETLKFSRVKIPQNRPRFVRLDGLGDDDDGRIDEANSDEDITYIPLEQVIEANLDLLFPNVEIVDTALFRVTRNAEVRRNEEVAEGLIEVIEDVLRQRRFATVVRLEVASSMPAAARELLINQLDVDEREVFELEGHLDYRGLFDLVDLNRPELKLDSWTPQIHPRFADITLDHPSELFAEIRQKDVLIHHPYHSFSSTVQKFLDTAANDPEVLAIKAAIYRTASDSQVIESLIEAAKNGKQVAVMVELKARFDEENNLRWVKRLEEEGIHVAYGTIGLKTHSKTTLVVREEDDGVQLYSHVSTGNYHSETAKTYADLGLLTSDRNIGQDLVKLFNFFTGHSLHEQYRKLLVAPENMREEFVQRIRREAKHAREGTEARIVAKMNALEDPKMVRELYEASMAGVDIDLLVRGICRLRPGIEGVSENIAVYSVVGRFLEHSRIFYFHNRGQSDYYIGSADWMTRNLDRRIEAVAPVEDPLLRENLQTILDIMLSDNRKRWRMDADGNYKQLMPADGEPVRSTHQRLIDATKESVPEEDHRPLPSEQRRESQVDLRGTFTDGQP; via the coding sequence ATGACGGCAGATGAAGACGTAGACGAATCAGCACAGCACGTAAACGCTCATCCCAACGGCCATGACCCAAAAGCAAATCCGGCCGAGCGAGAGGCAGTCGACGAGATTCTCATCGGAAGTGACGCCGATCTCGACAATGAACTTAACGAAACGCTAGCGGACGACAGTGACCAAGCCACAGCGGTCGACTTGGAGGCATCGGAGTTCTATCTTAACCGCGAACTGAGCGAACTCGCGTTCCAACGACGAGTACTTCATGAAGCACTCGACGACCGAAACCCGCTTCTGGAGCGCGTGAAGTTCCTCTCGATCTTCACGCAGAACATGGACGAGTTCTTCATGAAACGTGTTGGCGGACTCAAACAGCAGATGGCCGCTGGGGTGTCGGAACGCACACCGGATGGCCGCACCCCTGATCAGCAGTGGCGTGAAATCCTCTCGACTACCCACGAGATGTTCGAGATGCAAAATCGCTGCTATCATGAGGATATCAAACCTGCCCTCGACGAAGCGGGAATCCACATCGTCGACCACGAAACACTCGAATATGAAAAGCAGAAATTACTACGGCAGTATTTCGAAAGTTCCGTCCTCCCAACGCTGACGCCGCTTACGTTTGACCCGGCGCATCCGTTTCCGTTTATTTCTAATCTCAGCCTCTCGATGGCAGTTCTCACGCGCAACGATGCAACAGACGAGACGCTGAAATTCTCCCGAGTGAAGATTCCACAGAACCGTCCTCGATTCGTCCGTCTCGATGGACTCGGAGACGATGATGACGGCCGTATAGACGAAGCAAACAGTGACGAGGATATAACCTATATCCCACTTGAACAGGTCATCGAGGCGAATCTGGATCTCTTGTTCCCGAATGTCGAGATTGTTGATACTGCCCTGTTTCGTGTCACGCGAAACGCCGAAGTCAGGCGGAACGAGGAAGTAGCGGAAGGACTTATCGAAGTCATCGAAGACGTCCTCAGACAGCGACGCTTCGCGACCGTGGTTCGACTTGAAGTCGCGTCGAGTATGCCTGCAGCGGCACGTGAACTCCTCATCAACCAACTCGATGTCGACGAACGCGAAGTGTTCGAACTAGAAGGCCATCTCGACTACCGCGGCCTCTTCGACCTAGTGGATCTGAATCGCCCGGAACTCAAACTCGACTCATGGACGCCACAGATACACCCTCGGTTCGCAGACATTACTCTGGATCATCCATCAGAGCTCTTTGCGGAGATTCGCCAGAAGGATGTCCTCATCCACCATCCATACCACTCATTCTCGAGTACGGTTCAGAAGTTCCTCGACACGGCGGCCAACGACCCGGAAGTATTGGCGATTAAAGCTGCCATCTACCGGACGGCGTCAGACTCACAGGTAATCGAGAGTCTTATCGAAGCCGCGAAGAACGGCAAACAGGTCGCCGTGATGGTCGAACTGAAGGCACGGTTTGACGAGGAAAACAACCTCCGGTGGGTCAAGCGGCTTGAAGAGGAGGGAATCCACGTGGCGTACGGCACCATCGGCTTGAAGACACACTCGAAGACGACACTCGTCGTCCGGGAGGAGGACGACGGTGTCCAACTTTACTCACACGTTTCCACAGGTAACTACCATTCAGAGACAGCAAAGACCTACGCCGACCTTGGTCTCTTGACGTCGGATCGTAATATCGGACAAGACCTCGTCAAACTATTTAACTTCTTCACGGGCCACTCGCTGCACGAGCAGTACCGAAAATTACTCGTTGCCCCCGAAAACATGCGCGAGGAGTTTGTCCAACGTATCAGACGGGAGGCCAAACATGCCCGTGAGGGGACGGAGGCAAGAATCGTCGCGAAGATGAATGCACTCGAAGACCCCAAAATGGTCAGAGAACTGTACGAGGCATCGATGGCGGGTGTCGATATCGACCTCCTGGTTCGTGGCATTTGTCGGCTCCGACCCGGAATCGAGGGTGTAAGCGAGAACATTGCTGTCTACAGCGTTGTTGGCCGGTTTCTCGAACATTCGCGTATCTTTTACTTCCATAATCGAGGGCAGTCGGATTACTACATTGGGTCGGCCGACTGGATGACCCGGAATCTGGACCGACGGATCGAAGCAGTCGCGCCGGTAGAGGATCCTCTCCTCCGTGAGAACCTACAAACGATTCTCGACATCATGCTCTCGGACAACCGTAAACGCTGGCGGATGGACGCTGATGGGAACTACAAACAACTCATGCCTGCGGATGGGGAGCCGGTTCGAAGCACCCATCAGCGACTTATCGATGCCACGAAGGAATCGGTGCCCGAAGAGGACCACCGACCACTGCCGAGCGAGCAGAGACGCGAGTCACAAGTTGATCTTCGGGGAACATTCACTGACGGTCAACCCTGA
- a CDS encoding metallophosphoesterase family protein: protein MSRTPRFNDSIEAQHQHVDANAWDDIYIIGDIHGCLSELETLLNELAPSEDDLVVFVGDLIRKGPNNHGVVDLVRSSPNMLSIRGNNEEKLLRGTKVVDDLTEEDLQWIRGLPVAISWEDTLVVHGGIDPQMDREDHTVDDLQNTRSLVPDGSYDPPFWWDKYEGPERVFFGHTVLEAPVHREYAVGLDTGCVYGGELTAYDWRKGKLVSVGVDRTVQHRKDSKFINPRSVPV from the coding sequence ATGAGCCGGACTCCTCGATTCAACGATTCTATCGAAGCACAGCACCAACACGTAGATGCCAACGCCTGGGACGACATCTATATCATTGGCGATATCCACGGCTGTCTGTCAGAACTTGAGACGCTCCTCAATGAACTGGCCCCAAGCGAGGATGACCTTGTGGTGTTCGTGGGGGATCTCATCAGGAAAGGTCCCAACAATCACGGTGTTGTCGACCTCGTCCGCTCATCACCGAATATGCTCTCGATTCGTGGAAACAACGAGGAGAAACTACTTCGGGGAACCAAAGTCGTCGACGATCTGACCGAAGAAGACCTCCAGTGGATTCGTGGCCTTCCAGTCGCAATTTCGTGGGAAGACACGCTTGTCGTCCACGGTGGGATCGACCCTCAGATGGACCGCGAAGACCACACGGTTGACGACCTGCAGAACACTCGCTCGCTCGTTCCCGATGGAAGCTACGACCCACCGTTCTGGTGGGATAAGTACGAGGGTCCCGAGCGCGTCTTCTTCGGCCATACCGTCCTTGAAGCACCCGTTCACAGAGAGTACGCTGTCGGCCTCGACACTGGCTGTGTCTACGGGGGCGAGTTGACCGCCTACGACTGGCGGAAGGGCAAACTCGTCAGCGTTGGTGTCGACCGGACGGTCCAACACCGCAAGGATTCTAAGTTCATCAACCCCCGCTCCGTTCCAGTGTAG
- a CDS encoding metallophosphoesterase — protein sequence MSEAHTESAAESNQRNAPSATRRQTLAFVGGLGGLGFTASHRTAAQRASESSEPTVDSSTEFSVAIFPDTQYYAQQDNGIFEQMGQWVADNKEQYNIQMFLHEGDIVQSYGSDNDAEWDVAQDAIGRMDDANIPTVLSLGNHDADNIRDPQTFRSRFPATRYKETKESNETILDWGTFEGYAENAYFLQEIHGEQFLFLTLEFGPRDAVLKWAGQLLETYAEATAFLVTHTYTYHDGTRTDANDNFAPNWYEGGGLPEGSNYNNGEQMWQSELRYHENLANVHSGHHITGSYVARRTAHAEGNRTTQMFMDYQTIDNGGDGWFRLLTVNTQTYNAEITTYSPYLDKWSDDKEESFKFNLYPNKKGA from the coding sequence ATGTCAGAAGCTCACACAGAGAGTGCTGCAGAATCGAATCAGCGGAACGCACCGTCTGCAACACGACGCCAGACACTGGCGTTCGTCGGCGGCCTTGGCGGACTGGGGTTCACGGCAAGTCACCGAACTGCAGCGCAGCGTGCGAGTGAGAGTAGCGAACCAACTGTTGACTCTAGCACCGAGTTCAGCGTTGCAATCTTCCCAGATACGCAGTACTATGCACAGCAGGATAATGGCATCTTTGAGCAGATGGGTCAATGGGTCGCCGATAATAAGGAGCAGTACAATATCCAGATGTTCCTGCACGAAGGGGACATCGTACAGAGTTACGGATCAGACAACGATGCCGAATGGGATGTTGCACAAGATGCAATCGGCAGAATGGACGACGCGAATATCCCAACCGTGCTGTCGCTTGGGAACCACGATGCAGACAATATCCGAGATCCGCAAACATTTCGCAGTCGGTTCCCGGCGACCCGCTATAAGGAGACCAAGGAGAGCAACGAGACGATCCTTGACTGGGGGACGTTCGAGGGATATGCCGAAAACGCCTATTTCCTCCAAGAGATTCATGGGGAGCAATTTCTCTTCCTCACGCTGGAGTTCGGGCCGCGTGACGCGGTGTTGAAGTGGGCCGGCCAGCTTCTGGAAACCTATGCTGAAGCGACCGCGTTTCTCGTCACGCATACATACACATATCACGACGGCACCCGAACGGATGCGAACGACAACTTCGCCCCGAACTGGTACGAAGGTGGAGGCCTCCCTGAAGGCAGCAACTACAACAACGGAGAGCAGATGTGGCAATCTGAATTGCGCTACCACGAGAATCTAGCGAATGTTCACTCTGGGCACCATATCACTGGCTCATACGTTGCACGACGTACCGCCCATGCAGAAGGCAATCGTACCACCCAGATGTTCATGGATTACCAAACGATCGATAACGGCGGGGATGGTTGGTTCCGCCTTTTGACGGTAAACACACAAACATACAATGCAGAGATAACCACGTATTCACCATATCTCGACAAGTGGAGTGACGACAAAGAGGAATCATTCAAGTTCAATTTGTACCCGAACAAGAAAGGCGCTTGA
- a CDS encoding alkaline phosphatase PhoX — MSGEYTRRDAIAILTVSGLGGIASTSAAARRGNDDHDHEDEQSLNRLATTVRGAEITGMYLTQPGRFFFNIQHPSDANDKPYNKGTVGALVGANLHALPQDFASVQVPDNKEEAETVHTAVGQYQALATGGDETDNGKKLGIPYSADGEPMTDGNSPDYNGFIPGDHPNEGYLFTNWETRPGMVSRLHLRMRGRQGKSTNHKWEVLGSQNLNFRDVEGTWNNCFGTVTPWTTPLTSEEYEPSAADWYNPGNGARERMSEYLGRTANPYRYGYVIEIDEPTGDATPVKQFAMGRFSHENAVVMPDRQTVYLSDDGTGTVFFKFVADTPGDLSAGTLYAAKATQDAGNDVATTGFDLEWIELAHGTNDQIESWITEYDDQEPGTNADYITDEEVARWARGNADDDRAAFLEARKAAAAKGATNEFRKMEGVNIKRNAKPGDYLYMAMSNTNKTMLSNEDAPAKHDDPQDEIRLEGNEWGAVYRMQLGADYNVGRMEPVVTGGPNANICGGCPYDARPNSASTVCQDCEHNPTKEDESGMVGKGMQSMKQAFSSQESYDPENTISEPDNIVVMDDGRVIIGEDTGNEGHDPPNMIWVYNPS, encoded by the coding sequence ATGTCCGGTGAATATACTCGTCGTGACGCAATAGCTATCCTAACTGTTTCCGGGTTAGGCGGTATCGCGAGCACCTCCGCGGCCGCTCGTCGCGGGAATGACGACCATGACCATGAGGACGAACAGTCGCTCAACCGCTTGGCAACCACGGTTCGAGGCGCAGAAATCACCGGGATGTATCTCACACAGCCTGGTCGGTTTTTCTTCAACATCCAACACCCCAGTGATGCCAATGACAAACCCTATAACAAGGGTACTGTCGGAGCACTCGTCGGAGCGAACCTGCACGCCCTTCCCCAGGATTTTGCAAGCGTACAAGTTCCTGACAACAAAGAAGAAGCCGAAACGGTTCACACTGCCGTCGGCCAGTATCAAGCGCTAGCGACCGGCGGCGACGAGACGGATAACGGAAAGAAACTCGGTATCCCGTACTCCGCAGACGGTGAACCGATGACGGACGGAAATAGTCCCGACTATAACGGATTCATTCCCGGCGACCATCCGAACGAAGGCTATCTCTTTACGAATTGGGAGACTCGACCCGGGATGGTCAGCCGACTCCACCTTCGAATGCGCGGTCGACAGGGAAAAAGCACGAACCACAAATGGGAGGTTCTCGGGAGCCAGAACCTCAACTTCCGTGACGTTGAAGGCACCTGGAACAATTGCTTTGGAACGGTTACGCCGTGGACTACACCACTGACCTCCGAAGAATACGAGCCAAGTGCTGCTGACTGGTACAATCCAGGCAACGGCGCGCGCGAGCGGATGTCGGAGTACCTCGGCCGGACAGCGAATCCGTATCGGTACGGCTACGTCATCGAAATTGATGAACCGACTGGCGATGCAACGCCCGTCAAGCAGTTTGCAATGGGCCGGTTCTCGCACGAGAACGCGGTCGTGATGCCAGACCGACAAACGGTGTACCTGAGCGACGATGGCACCGGGACGGTCTTTTTCAAGTTCGTGGCAGACACCCCCGGCGATCTCTCCGCCGGGACGCTCTACGCTGCAAAAGCAACTCAAGACGCCGGAAACGACGTCGCAACCACTGGGTTCGATCTCGAATGGATCGAACTCGCCCATGGCACGAACGATCAGATTGAATCGTGGATCACCGAGTACGACGACCAAGAGCCGGGAACGAATGCCGACTACATCACCGATGAAGAAGTTGCTCGATGGGCACGCGGAAATGCGGACGACGATCGAGCCGCGTTCCTCGAAGCGCGCAAAGCGGCCGCCGCAAAGGGCGCGACGAACGAATTCCGCAAGATGGAAGGCGTGAACATCAAGCGGAACGCCAAGCCCGGCGACTATCTGTACATGGCGATGTCGAATACAAACAAAACGATGCTCTCGAACGAGGATGCGCCGGCGAAGCACGACGATCCGCAGGACGAAATCAGACTTGAGGGCAACGAATGGGGAGCGGTCTATCGCATGCAACTCGGTGCTGACTACAACGTGGGCCGAATGGAGCCGGTCGTGACGGGTGGCCCGAACGCGAATATCTGTGGTGGCTGTCCGTACGATGCTCGACCTAACTCGGCCAGCACTGTCTGCCAGGACTGTGAACACAACCCTACAAAGGAGGACGAGAGTGGCATGGTCGGAAAAGGAATGCAGTCGATGAAGCAGGCATTCTCGAGTCAAGAGAGCTATGATCCCGAGAACACGATTTCCGAACCCGACAACATCGTCGTGATGGATGACGGTCGAGTGATCATCGGTGAAGACACCGGTAATGAGGGTCACGACCCACCAAACATGATCTGGGTGTACAACCCGAGTTAA
- a CDS encoding alkaline phosphatase D family protein, giving the protein MTEPDNGNKMDAQQTTFLSTKRRDFLRNATGVAGLTTFGTTGLATAKSEEAGRFGDDPFQLGVASGDPLPDSVVLWTRLAPKPLQADGGMPDQNIEVQWKLAANKKNGKVQNVVQDGTVYARPEHAHSVHVEPEGLEPNTEYYYQFKVSTYQSPIGRTKTAQAPGSAVDELNFAFASCQNYPSGYYTSHQHLAEEDLDVAFHLGDYIYEGDAQGSLGRGYKPPHQCETLSDYRIRHAQHKTDPNLQDSHAAFPWILTWDDHEVENNYADEDDGAPPEEFLKRRAAAYQAYWEHMPLRRKRRPDGPDLPLYRRFTFGEIAEFNVLDTRQYRDDQTSSSEEAKDPERTILGDEQEQWLLDGFDSSSSKWNVLANQVPFAARDNNSDPDEVDFGGGDKWDGYRADRQTILDSMTEHPDLNPIVITGDVHRSYVYNLKSDFSDPDSQTVGTEYVGSSISSGGDSSGTTTYGDRENTPWRKFYNNNRGYVRCTLTPEECRTDYRVVSTVREPTASVNTIASFLTEAGNPGAQLITAQVDFTAPDSYDSSSGSAESFEITAAFTNPAGADAEANTMEGVNLDVSGFPDGWSVKANTATQFDTVSNGETVTTSWNVTPDDTPDGDVKLELETTYDIGSESYRHVFQEQMSEVQIAYWKFENSNEDSSSYDHTFSLRNGARYDDQAAVEGEYSLQLDGTDDYIRTSSSDFLHDAFTERTVSMWVKPDSTAGTQSIYDEGGSANGLGMRIKDDTLEAGVIDNRNLSTIENPFTRTDWVHVAVVFDTGSLTLYVDGSEVASKADVGFESVSSHGDEGEIGRSGGSSSQDVWDTTGNYFGGHIDATSIYSTALSAEKIAELSNKY; this is encoded by the coding sequence ATGACAGAACCTGACAATGGAAATAAGATGGATGCCCAACAAACCACCTTTCTTTCTACTAAACGACGCGACTTCCTGCGCAATGCAACAGGCGTCGCAGGCCTGACCACGTTCGGAACCACTGGCCTCGCCACCGCAAAGAGTGAGGAAGCTGGCCGTTTCGGCGACGATCCCTTCCAACTCGGCGTTGCCTCCGGTGATCCTCTTCCTGACTCGGTCGTGCTCTGGACGCGCCTTGCTCCGAAACCACTCCAAGCTGATGGGGGCATGCCCGATCAAAACATCGAAGTTCAGTGGAAACTCGCAGCGAACAAAAAGAATGGCAAAGTCCAGAATGTCGTCCAAGACGGCACTGTGTATGCCCGCCCAGAACATGCCCACTCCGTGCACGTTGAACCAGAGGGCTTGGAACCGAACACCGAGTACTACTATCAATTCAAAGTAAGCACCTACCAGAGCCCAATCGGTCGGACGAAAACCGCACAAGCACCAGGTTCAGCGGTTGACGAACTTAACTTTGCGTTTGCCTCCTGCCAAAACTATCCCTCCGGGTACTACACTTCCCACCAGCACCTTGCTGAGGAAGACCTTGATGTAGCATTCCACCTCGGCGACTACATCTACGAGGGAGACGCACAGGGTTCTCTTGGTCGTGGCTATAAGCCACCGCATCAATGTGAAACCCTGTCTGATTACCGAATCCGTCATGCCCAGCACAAGACGGATCCAAACCTCCAAGACTCACATGCCGCCTTCCCGTGGATCCTCACATGGGATGATCACGAAGTCGAGAACAACTACGCTGACGAGGACGACGGTGCGCCCCCTGAAGAGTTTCTCAAGCGACGAGCCGCTGCGTACCAGGCCTACTGGGAGCACATGCCCCTCCGCCGAAAGCGACGGCCTGACGGCCCGGATCTCCCTCTCTATCGCCGGTTCACTTTCGGTGAAATTGCTGAGTTCAATGTGCTGGACACGAGGCAGTATCGCGATGACCAAACCTCGTCGTCCGAGGAAGCAAAAGACCCCGAGCGAACAATCCTCGGCGATGAGCAAGAGCAGTGGCTGCTTGACGGATTCGACAGTTCTAGTTCTAAGTGGAATGTCCTAGCAAATCAGGTTCCGTTCGCAGCAAGGGATAACAACTCGGATCCTGACGAAGTAGACTTCGGTGGTGGCGACAAATGGGATGGCTATCGAGCCGACCGGCAAACCATCTTGGATTCCATGACCGAGCATCCGGATTTGAATCCAATCGTCATTACGGGCGACGTTCATCGAAGCTACGTCTATAATCTCAAGTCTGACTTCTCGGATCCCGACTCCCAAACGGTCGGAACTGAATATGTCGGGTCTTCGATTTCCTCGGGTGGCGATTCAAGTGGCACGACAACATATGGTGATCGCGAAAACACCCCGTGGCGCAAATTCTACAACAATAACCGCGGGTATGTCCGGTGTACGCTGACGCCCGAGGAGTGTCGCACTGACTATCGAGTCGTCTCAACCGTCAGAGAGCCGACTGCATCCGTGAATACCATTGCCTCATTCCTTACCGAAGCAGGAAATCCAGGAGCACAACTCATCACCGCGCAGGTTGACTTCACTGCTCCTGATTCGTATGATTCATCTAGTGGGTCGGCCGAATCGTTTGAAATCACCGCCGCGTTTACCAATCCTGCAGGTGCGGACGCCGAGGCAAACACAATGGAGGGTGTCAATCTCGATGTCTCAGGATTCCCAGATGGATGGTCTGTGAAAGCTAATACCGCAACCCAGTTTGATACCGTTTCAAATGGTGAAACTGTCACCACAAGCTGGAATGTAACCCCTGACGACACACCTGATGGTGACGTGAAACTTGAATTAGAAACAACATACGATATCGGGAGCGAAAGCTATCGGCATGTGTTTCAGGAGCAGATGAGTGAGGTTCAGATTGCGTATTGGAAGTTCGAGAATAGTAACGAGGACAGCTCAAGCTACGATCACACCTTCTCGCTCAGAAACGGTGCCAGATATGACGATCAAGCCGCTGTCGAAGGCGAGTACTCGCTGCAATTGGATGGGACCGACGATTACATCCGAACGTCGAGTAGCGATTTTCTCCATGATGCATTCACCGAACGAACAGTATCCATGTGGGTGAAGCCTGATTCGACGGCAGGGACACAAAGCATCTACGACGAAGGTGGAAGCGCGAACGGCCTGGGGATGCGTATCAAAGACGACACCCTGGAAGCCGGTGTGATTGACAATAGAAACCTAAGCACTATCGAAAACCCGTTCACTCGGACGGATTGGGTACACGTTGCTGTGGTGTTTGACACGGGCTCGCTTACACTCTACGTTGACGGAAGTGAAGTAGCATCGAAAGCGGATGTTGGCTTCGAGAGCGTCTCTTCCCACGGTGACGAAGGCGAAATCGGTCGCTCCGGTGGGAGCTCGTCTCAGGACGTGTGGGATACCACTGGGAACTACTTTGGTGGTCACATCGACGCCACATCCATCTATAGTACGGCTCTCTCCGCAGAGAAAATAGCAGAACTGTCAAATAAATACTGA
- a CDS encoding alkaline phosphatase D family protein, which translates to MAETDSNNKMDAQQNKLSSSNRREFLQTATGVAGLTTFGTIGLATAKNDNTGQFSDDPFTLGVASGDPLPDSVVLWTRLAPEPLQADGGMPDKKVPVTWKVATRENMQQVVKDGTAYARPEHAHSVHVEPEGLEPNTEYYYQFHVGQNKSPVGRTKTAPAPDSEIDELNFAFASCQNYPSGYYTSHQHLAQEDLDMVFHLGDYIYEGGAQGSFGRGHEPPREIKSLADYRIRHAQYKSDSNLQDAHAAFPWFITWDDHEVANNYADEIDEGTPPEEFLERRAAAYQAYWEHQPIRRSRMPDGPDMPLYRRFTFGQLAEFNVLDTRQYRDDQTHSSEEAKDPERTILGDEQEQWLLDGFNESASKWNVLANQVPVAATDENADPTEVDFGGGDKWDGYRADRQTLLDAMANDADLNPVVITGDVHRNYAYNLKADFSNPDSETVGTEYVGTSISSFGDTSGLTQYGPSAGEPWQRFYNVGRGYVRCTLTPEQWQADYRVVSTVEEQSATIDTLASFVTEAGNPGAQLVSERPEEEPIEITDIRPNQEGDLNNEYATVKNEGDSGIDMTDFILSFEGGRGQNYTFGDVILGAGETITVRNGSGEDTESTFYTGWDGAVLNNSNPDTVVVANDEGIILDEESYQPT; encoded by the coding sequence ATGGCAGAAACTGACAGTAACAATAAGATGGATGCTCAACAAAACAAACTTTCCTCCTCTAACCGCCGTGAGTTCCTTCAGACGGCAACGGGTGTGGCCGGGCTGACGACGTTCGGAACGATAGGACTTGCTACAGCGAAAAACGACAACACGGGTCAATTCAGCGACGATCCGTTCACCCTTGGTGTCGCTTCTGGTGACCCTCTTCCGGACTCGGTTGTCCTTTGGACGCGTCTTGCACCAGAACCACTCCAAGCTGATGGTGGGATGCCGGACAAGAAAGTTCCAGTCACGTGGAAGGTAGCCACTCGTGAAAACATGCAGCAGGTTGTGAAAGATGGCACGGCGTACGCCCGCCCGGAACACGCTCATTCTGTCCACGTTGAGCCTGAGGGGCTCGAGCCCAACACCGAGTACTATTATCAATTCCACGTTGGGCAGAACAAGAGTCCAGTCGGTCGGACAAAGACTGCGCCAGCACCTGACTCGGAGATTGACGAACTCAATTTCGCATTCGCTTCCTGTCAGAACTATCCCTCAGGATACTACACCTCGCATCAACACTTGGCCCAGGAAGATCTAGATATGGTCTTCCACCTTGGCGACTATATTTACGAAGGCGGTGCACAGGGTTCATTTGGTCGTGGCCATGAACCACCGCGAGAGATCAAGAGTTTAGCTGACTACCGCATTCGACACGCACAGTACAAGTCTGATTCGAACCTCCAAGACGCCCACGCAGCCTTCCCCTGGTTCATTACCTGGGACGATCACGAGGTGGCAAATAATTATGCTGACGAGATCGACGAAGGTACTCCGCCCGAAGAGTTCCTTGAACGGCGGGCCGCTGCCTACCAGGCCTACTGGGAGCACCAACCGATACGCCGCTCGCGGATGCCCGATGGTCCCGACATGCCGCTCTACCGTCGATTTACGTTTGGCCAGCTCGCCGAGTTCAACGTGCTCGACACTCGGCAGTACCGTGATGACCAGACCCATTCCAGCGAAGAGGCAAAAGATCCTGAACGGACCATTCTCGGTGACGAACAGGAACAGTGGCTGCTGGATGGGTTTAATGAGTCTGCATCCAAGTGGAACGTCCTTGCGAATCAAGTTCCCGTCGCGGCGACAGACGAAAATGCGGACCCGACCGAAGTGGACTTTGGTGGTGGTGACAAATGGGACGGATATCGGGCCGATCGGCAAACATTACTTGATGCGATGGCCAATGATGCAGATCTTAATCCGGTTGTTATCACTGGCGACGTTCACCGCAACTATGCCTACAATCTCAAAGCCGACTTTTCGAATCCGGATTCCGAAACAGTGGGTACCGAATATGTGGGTACGTCGATCTCCTCGTTTGGAGATACGTCTGGACTCACTCAGTACGGCCCATCGGCAGGCGAACCCTGGCAACGATTCTATAATGTCGGCCGTGGCTACGTCCGGTGCACGCTGACGCCCGAGCAGTGGCAGGCTGACTATCGAGTCGTCTCGACCGTTGAGGAACAGAGCGCAACGATCGACACCCTCGCGTCGTTCGTGACCGAGGCTGGCAATCCAGGAGCACAGTTAGTCTCTGAACGACCAGAGGAAGAACCCATTGAGATCACTGATATTCGACCAAATCAGGAAGGAGACCTCAACAACGAGTACGCCACAGTGAAGAACGAAGGTGATTCGGGGATCGACATGACGGACTTCATCCTCAGCTTCGAAGGCGGACGCGGACAAAACTATACGTTTGGTGATGTCATCCTTGGAGCAGGCGAGACGATCACTGTCCGGAACGGAAGTGGCGAAGATACTGAATCGACCTTCTATACTGGATGGGACGGTGCAGTCCTGAACAACAGTAACCCTGACACAGTGGTCGTTGCCAACGACGAGGGCATCATTCTCGACGAAGAATCCTATCAACCGACCTAA